The DNA region GCGATCTCGCTCGGTATTCCGTCCCTGCCGCTCAAGCCGCTCGCCCGGCGACGCCACTCCCGGCAGATCATGGTCGGCAACGTGCCGGTCGGCGGCGACGCCCCCGTCTCGGTCCAGTCGATGACCACCACGGTCACCTCGGACATCAACGCCACGCTGCAGCAGATCGCCCAGCTCACCGCGTCCGGCTGCCAGATCGTCCGGGTCGCCGTCCCCTCCCAGGACGACGCCGACGCGCTGCCGATCATCGCCAGGAAGTCGCAGATCCCGGTCATCGCCGACATCCACTTCCAGCCGAAGTACGTCTTCGCCGCGATCGACGCCGGCTGCGCGGCCGTGCGCGTCAACCCGGGCAACATCAAGGCCTTCGACGACAAGGTCGGCGAGATCGCCAAGGCCGCCAAGGACGCCGGGGTGCCGATCCGGATCGGCGTCAACGCCGGCTCGCTCGACAAGCGGCTGCTGGAGAAGTACGGCAAGGCCACCCCGGAGGCGCTGGTCGAGTCCGCGCTGTGGGAGTGCTCGCTGTTCGAGGAGCACGACTTCCGCGACATCAAGATCTCGGTCAAGCACAACGACCCCGTCGTGATGATCCAGGCCTACCGCCAGCTCGCCGCCGCCTGCGACTACCCGCTGCACCTGGGCGTCACCGAGGCCGGACCGGCCTTCCAGGGCACCATCAAGTCCGCGGTCGCCTTCGGCGCGCTGCTCGCCGAGGGCATCGGCGACACCATCCGGGTCTCGCTGTCGGCCCCGCCGGCCGAGGAGATCAAGGTCGGCACCCAGATCCTGGAGTCGCTCGGGCTGCGCCAGCGCGGGCTGGAGATCGTCTCCTGCCCGTCCTGCGGCCGCGCCCAGGTCGACGTCTACAAGCTCGCGGAGGAGGTCACCGCCGGGCTGGAGGGCATGGAGGTGCCGCTGCGGGTCGCCGTCATGGGCTGCGTCGTGAACGGGCCGGGCGAGGCGCGGGAGGCCGACCTCGGGGTCGCCTCCGGCAACGGCAAGGGGCAGATCTTCGTGAAGGGTCAGGTGATCAAGACCGTGCCCGAGTCGAAGATCGTCGAGACCCTGATCGAGGAGGCGCTCAAGCTCGCCGAGCAGATGCAGGAGGAGGGCGTCGAGGCCGGTTCGCCGACCGTCGTCGCCGCGGAGTGACCGCGAGGCGCTCATGTGTCGCGGAGTGACCGCGGGGTGGTCACGTGTCGCGGGATGACTGCGGGGCGGTCACGTCGCGGGGTGGCCGCGGAGTGACGGCGGAGGGACCGTGGGGTGGTCCGAGCGCGGTCGCAGCGAAGTTTTCCGGAAGCGGGGCCGTCCGTTCGCGGACGGCCCCGCGGCCGTAGCCGGGTGGGGCCACGGAGTAGGGTGCGGCCAGAGTCGTCTCAGTGAGGTGCTGTCTCGATGATCGATCGAGGTGTGATGCTCCCCAGCTCCTTCCAGTCCGCCCGGGCGCTGGCCACCACCCGGGTGCTGGAGCCGCCCGACCTCGCGGACGCCCTGGAGATCCTCCACCGCGACCCGGTCGCCAACGCCTTCGTCGCCACCCGGGTCGAGGCCGTCGGGCTGGACCCGTGGCGGCTCGGCGGGGAGATGTGGGGCTGGTACGACGGGGACGGCGTGCTCGACGCCCTCTGCTACGCGGGGGCGAACCTCGTCCTGGTCAACGCCGGGCCGCAGGCCGTCGCGGCCTTCGCCGAGCGGGCCCGGCGGCAGGGCCGGCGCTGCTCCTCGATCGTCGGACCGGCCGGCTCGACCGCCGCCTTCTGGGCACTGCTGGAACGCAGTTGGGGGCCCGCGCGTGAAGTCCGGGGCCACCAGCCGCTGTTGGCGACCTCCTCGCCGTCCGCGGAGATCGCGCCCGATCCGCTGGTGCGCCGGGTGCGGCGCGGCGAGGTGGAGGCGGTGATGCCCGCGTGCGTGGCGATGTTCACCGAGGAGGTGGGGGTGTCCCCGCTGGCCGGTGACGGCGGGCTGCTCTACCAGGCCCGGGTGGCCGAACTCGTCACCACCGGACGGTCGTTCGCGCGGTTCACCGAGGACGGGCAGGTGGTGTTCAAGGCCGAGATCGGGGCCGTGACCGAGGGCGCCTGCCAGATCCAGGGAGTCTGGGTGGCGCCGGAGTACCGGGGGCGGGGACTGTCCGAGACCGGGATGGCCGCGGTGCTGGAGATCGCGCTGCGGGAGGTCGCGCCGGTGGTCTCGCTGTACGTCAACGACTTCAACCTGCGGGCGCGGGCGGCGTATCGGCGGGTGGGGTTCCGCGAGGTCGGGGCGTTCATGAGCGTCCTGTTCTGAGCGCGCGCTCGTGGGCGTGCTGCGGCCCGGGGTGTTGTGGTGGCGAGGGGTGCCGTGGTGGCGCGGTTCGCCGCTGCTTCGCCGGTTGTCGGGTTCCGATCTTCGGCCGCGCCACGGGGCGGCTGGTAGTAACGTCCGGAGCATGGATCAGCTGACCGGGGTGACGATCGAGGCCATCGACCTTGCGGCCTGGGCGCCGCAGGCGCTGGAGGTCCAGGCGGTGGCGTTCGGCCTCACGCCCGAGGAGGTCGCGGTACGGCTGCACATCGTCGGGCGGCACGCCCGGCAGCCCGGCGTGATCGCGTTCGGGGCGATGAGCGGGGGGCGGCTGGTCGGGTTCGGGTACGGGATGCCGAACCAGCGGGAGCACTGGTGGAGCACGGTCATCGAGCCGTACCTGACCGCCCAGGGGTACGCGGACTGGCTGGACGACGTGTTCGCGGTCACCGAACTGCACGTGTTGCCGGAGTTCCAGGGGCAGGGAGTGGGCTCGCGGCTGATCCGGCTGCTGTGCGAGGGGTCGGGGCTGGACCGCAGCATCCTGTCGGCGATCGACGCGGAGACCCCGGCCCGGCGGCTCTACCGGGCGCTTGGGTACCAGGACCTGGCCCGGGCGGTACGGTTCCCGGCGACGGACCGGCTGTACGCGGTGATGGGCGCGCGGTTGCCGCTGCGGCGGCCGGGGGGCATCGCTTAGGCCGTGCTCGGGGCGGCCCGCTGGATCGGCCTGTTCAGAGGAGCCCCGCGAACTCCAGGTGGAGTTCGGCGTCCTCGCGGCGGCCCGTGGTCAGGTCGCGCAGGGCCAGGTCGACGGCGCGGAACAGGGTCCAGCCGCGCAGGCGGTCCCGGTCGACGTCGAGGGCCTCGGCGAGCTGGTGGAGCCGGCGGCGGACGGCGGCGGGGGCGCCGGGGGAACCGAGCAGGGTGTCCGCGCGGTCCAGGACGAGCCGGGCCAGGTCGTAGGCGCGTTCGCCGGCCAGCGGGCGGGGGTCGATCGCCAGCCAGGGGGCGCGGTCGGCGGCGAGGACGTTGCCGTGGTGGAAGTCGCCGTGCAGCAGGAAGGTCTCGGCGGCGGAGCCGGTCAGGTCCTCGGCGGTGGACAGCGCCTCGTCGACCAGGGCCTGGGCGGCGGCCGCGGCGGGATCGGATCGGTGCTCGGCGAGACGGGCGGCGGTGTCCGCGACCCGGTCCCCGAGGGTGGGCAGGACGCTCCCGGCGGGCGGCTCCACCCAGAGGCGGTGCAGCAGGCTGGTCGCCTCCAGCATGGCCTTGGGCTCGGCGAGCGAGCGCAGCGGGATCTCGCCGTGCAGGCGCTCCAGCAGCAGGACGCCCTCGGCGGGGTCGGCGTCCAGGAGCAGCACGGCTCCCCGGCCGGCCCAGTGGGTGAGGGCGCTGTGCTCGTGGGCGGTCTCGGGGGTGACCAGGCCGGTCTTGAGGACGGCGGGGGAGAGGTCGTCGCGGTGCACGTACGCGATCAGGCTGAGGCTGCCGCCCGGGTCCAGGGTGCGTTCGAGGGTGAGGTTCCAGCGGCTCAGGTGGGCGGCGGTGCTGGCGGGGAGGGTGGCCAGCCATCGGCGGCCCTGGTCGCCGTGGGCGGCGGTGACGCTGTTCGTCAGCCAGGTGGGGACGGTGATGTGTGGTGCTGCTCCCGACATGCCGGCCTTCCGGTTGGTGCTCTCCCTTGGGTGCTGCCTTGTCCATTGTCGGGGATGTGGGGGGTCTGTGGGTGTTCGGTGGGCTCTCGGGAGGGTGGGTGGCCGGGGCGGTTCCGGGGGTGGCCGCTCCGGGGGCTGGATGATTTTCCGACTGCCGACTCTGTGGGCTCATGGCCGGGCGCCGTTGGCAGTCGGAAAATCACCCGCAACGCCCCCTTCCGCAGCCACCCCCTCCACCGCCCCTCCCGCAGCGCGTCCCTCTCGCCTGGTCGGGTGGGAGGGAGGCGGAGCTCGGGGTCGAGGCGGAGCCCGCGCGCCCACGAGGGGGTGGGGGTGCGCCCACCTGGGTCAGTTCGGGGTGGCCGTCGGGGTGGGGAGGGGGTCGGGGATGCCCGGGAAGGCGGTGGTGGGGGCGCCCCAGTGGTGGGCGCGGAGGGTGCAGTCGCGCAGGGCGGTGGCGGCGGGCTGGCGTTGGGGGGCGGGGAGGTCGGCGACGAGGTCGGCGTAGACGGTGGTGAGGCGGGTTTCCAGGTGGGCCGCGAGCTTGGTGGCAGTGGGGGCGTCGGTGACGGCGAAGGGGAGCTGGTAGCCGCCGGCGGCAGGGGTGGGGGTGGCGCCGAGGGTGGTGAGGAGGCGCTGCCAGGCGTCGCGTTGGGCTTGGTGGGCGGCGTAGCAGGTGCGGGCGTCGGCACGCTGCTGGTCCTCGGGCAGGTGGGCGCCGACGACGCCGTAGCCGTAGACGGCGGCGTGTTCGGCGCTCAGGGCCTTCTGGAGGGCGGGCAGCGCTGCTCCGGGGGTGGCGGCGGGGGTCGGGGTGCCGGTGGGGCCGGGCTGGTCGGGTGGGGCGCCGAGGGCTGCGGCGTGCAGGGCGTCGGCGGCGGCGACGGAGGCGAGCAGCCGGGCGAGCGGCGGCCGGGCGGCGCCGAGGTCGGCGAGGTGGGACTGGGCGGTCTGGCGTTCCAGGGTGGCCAGGGCGGCGGGGGTGGTGGCGCTCGGGGGCGTGGTGGGGGTGCCGGGGGTCGGGGGCACGGAGGCGGCCGGGATGCCGTAGGCGAGGGCCGCGCGGTGCTGGGCGGTCTCGGCGCGCAGCGACTGCAGCTGCGCCGTCCGGGTGGCGGGGGTGGCGAGGAGGGCGTCGTAGGCCGACAGCAGGGTGTCGGTGGCGGCGATGGCGCGCAGGCGGACCGGGGCGTCCGGGTCGGGGCCGGGGCCCTTGTCGCCGGGCATCACGGCACCGTTGGGGTCGGCCCCGGTGGAGCTGGTGCAGGCGGTGGTGAGGGTGATCAGTCCGAGGGCCAGGAAGGTCCGTCGGCTGGGCGGCTGCATCGGGGTCACTCCGGGCGGGTACGGGAGGGCGGCCTCCCCTGCCTGCCCTCGGTGGCCTGAATCTTCGCAGAACCCCCACGATCGTGGGTGGGTATCGGGGGTCCTGCGGGGTGGGTCGGGGGGTGTGAGCTTGCTCGCAGTGGGTGGCGTCCGGCTGGTCGCGGGAGGTCCGGAATCGGTGGTTCGCGGCTTCACCGGCTAGGCTTTGGGCCGAGCTGCCGTGACCCGGAGTGCGCCCGAGGGGCGCGGAGGGCGCGGGGCGACCTCTGACAACAGCAGACGCGGCCGAGGAGTCCACCCGGATGAGCACCACCCACACCGACCGGCTGCGCGCGTTGCTGGAGCCGCTGGCCGTCCAGGCCGGACTGGACCTGGAGGACGTCAAGGTCACCAAGGCGGGCAACCGCCGGCAGGTGCAGATCGACGTCGACACCGACGGCGGCGTGGACATGGACACCATCGCCGAGTTCAGCCGGGTGGTCGGCGAGGCCCTGGACGCCTCGGACGTGATGGGGGACGAGCCCTACCTGCTGGAGGTCGGCTCGCCGGGTGCGGAGCGTCCGCTGGTCCTGCCCCGGCACTGGCAGCGCGCGGAGGGCCGGCTGGCCAAGATCCACCTGGTCGACGGCGGGGAGATCGTCGCCCGGGTGCTCGAGGCGGACGAGGACGGCGCGCTGGTCGAGGTGCAGCCGGTGAAGGGGCGCGGCCGTCCGAAGGAGCGCCGTCTGGAGTACGCCGAGGTGACCCGGGCGCGGGTCCAGGTCGAGTTCAACCGCAAGGACGACGAGCAGCTCCTGGACGAGGCCGCCGACTTCGACGAGGGGGACGACGGCGCCGAGTGAGCCGGCCGCCGTACGACCATCATGAACGTGACGAAAGACGAGGAGGCGTAGCCGTGGACATCGACATGAGTGCCCTGCGCACGCTGGTCAACGAGAAGAACATCCCCTTCGACCTGCTGGTCGAGTCCATCGAGTCCGCCCTCCTCACCGCGTACCACCGCACCGAGGGCTCGCGCCGCCGCGCCCGGGTGCACCTGGACCGCAAGAGCGGCCACGTGACCGTGTGGGCGATGGAGGACCCGGCGGAGCTGGAGGAGGGCGTCGAGCCGAAGGAGTTCGACGACACCCCGAACGGCTTCGGCCGGATCGCGTCCAGCATCGGCATCCAGGTGATGATGCAGCGCCTGCGCGACGCCGCCGACGACCAGACCTTCGGCGAGTACGCGGGCAAGGAGGGCGACATCGTCACCGGTGTCGTCCAGCAGGGCAACGACCCGAAGAACGTCCTGGTCGACATCGGCAAGCTGGAGGCCATCCTGCCGCCGCAGGAGCAGGTCCCGGGCGAGGACTACCGGCACGGCACCCGGCTGAAGTGCTACGTCGTGGCGGTGCGCCGCGGTGTCCGCGGGCCGTCGGTGACGCTGTCGCGGACCCACCCGAGCCTGGTGAAGAAGCTGTTCGCGCTGGAGGTCCCGGAGATCGCGGACGGCAGCGTGGAGATCGCCGCGATCGCCCGTGAGGCCGGCCACCGCACCAAGATCGCGGTCTGGTCGCGCCGGGCCGGGCTGAACGCCAAGGGCGCCTGCATCGGTCCGATGGGCTCCCGGGTGCGCGCTGTGATGGGCGAGCTGCACGGCGAGAAGATCGACATCGTCGACTGGTCCGAGGACCCCCGCGAGATGGTCGCCGCGGCGCTGTCCCCCGCACGGGTGACCAGCGTGGAGATCGTGGACGCCGCCCAGCGCTCCGCGCGGGTGATCGTGCCGGACTACCAGCTGTCCCTGGCGATCGGCAAGGAGGGGCAGAACGCCCGTCTGGCCGCGCGCCTCACCGGCTGGCGGATCGACATCCGGCCGGACACCGAGGGCCAGGGCGAGCCCCAGTAGGAAAATGCAGGGGCCCCGGCCCAGTAGTCAGTGTCGTTCGTGGCGGTCCCCGTCGGTCCTCCGGGATCTACGGGGCGGCGCCATGTCGCTTCGGAGGGGTAGACTTGCCTTCGTCTGGCCGGACGCACGTCCGAGCACGCCCGGAACGCACCTGCGTGGGCTGCCGCAAGCGCGCGGCCAAGCACCAGCTGTTGCGTGTCACGGCGGTCGAGGGCGTCTGCGTTCCCGATCCCCGTGGCGCACTGCCGGGCCGGGGCGCTCACCTGCACCCCGACCTGGCCTGCCTCGACCTCGCGGTCCGCCGTCGGGCGTTCTCCCGGGCCTTCCGGCTCCAGGGGACGCTCGACACGGAGCGGCTCCGCGGGTTCATCGAGGAGCGGGTCGGCGGAGCCCCTGGGGCGGACCGCCTCCCGTGACGGCCGCCGCTCACCGCGGCGGAGAACCACCGCAACAAGCACAGCGCTCGGGCAGCCGCGCGCCGTGCCACCAGTCAGGTACCTCGCGATGTGGAAGTAGGTCGAGATTGCGATGAGCACTCGATGAGTACGCGATGAGTACGCGATGGGTACGCCCATGAAGTAGCGACAGTCCGGCGGACGAGACCCCCGGACTCATAGACAGGAGTGAAGTGGCTAAGGTCCGGGTTTACGAACTCGCCAAGGAGCTTGGCTTGGAGAGCAAGGCCGTCATGGCCAAGCTCACCGAGCTCGGTGAGTTCGTCCGTTCGGCGTCCTCGACGATCGAGGCGCCGGTCGTGCGCAAGCTGACTGACGCGCTTGGTGTGGCCCCCACCGGTGGTGGCGCTGCCAAGCCGGGCCCGCGGAAGACCGCGGCGCCCCAGCCCGCGGCAGGTGCCGCGGGTGCACCCAAGCCGGGTGCTCCGACCCCGGGTCCGCGCCCTGGCGCGACCCCTGGTCCCCGTCCGACCCCGGCCGCTGCGGCTCCCGCCGCGCCGGCCGCCCCCGCGGCTCCGGCCGCTCCCGCCGCGGCCCGTCCGGGTGCGCCGACCCCGGGCCCGCGCCCGGCCGCGCGTCCCGCCGCTCCGGCGGCCCCGGCCGCTCCCGCGGCCGAGTTCTCCTCGCCGGCTCCGGCCGGTGACGCCCCGCGTCCGGCTGCCCAGGCCCCGCGTCCGGCCGGTCAGGCCGGCGGCGGCGCCCGTCCGGGCCCGCGTCCGGCCGGCCCGCGTCCGGGCAACAACCCGTTCACCTCGGGCAGCGCGACCGGCATGGCCCGCCCCGGCGACCGCCGTCAGGGCGCGCCGGGTGCCCGTCCGGGTGCTCCGGGCGCGCAGGCCGGCGACCGTCCGCGTCCCGGTGGGGACCGTCCGCGTCCGGCCGGTGCGCCGGGTGCCGGTGCGCCGCGTCCCGGTGGGGACCGTCCGCGTCCGGCCGGTGCGCCGGGTGCCGGTGCCCCCCGTCCGGGTGGGGACCGTCCGCGTCCGGCCGGTGCGCCGGGTGCCGGTGCCCCCCGTCCCGGTGGTGCTCCCCGTCCTGACGGCATGCCGCGTCCGGCCGCGCCGCGCCCCGGCGGGCCGACCCCGTCCGGCATGCCGCGTCCGAACCCGGGCATGATGCCGCAGCGTCCGGCCGGCCCGCGTCCGGGTCCGGGTGGCCGTGGTCCCGGTGGCCCCGGCGGTCGTCCGGGTGGTCCGGGTGCCGGCGGTGCCCGTCCCGGTTTCCAGGGTCGTCCGGCCGGTCCGGGCTCGCGTCCGGCCGGTGGCGGCGGCTTCGGCGGCCCGCGTCCGGGTGGCGGTGCTCCCGGTGGCGGCGGCGGCTTCGGCGGCCCGCGTCCCGGTGGCTTCGGCGGTCGTCCCGGCGGCCCGGGTGCCCGTGGTGGCACGCAGGGCGCCTTCGGTCGTGGCCCGGGCGGTCGCCCGGCGCGCGGTCGCAAGTCGAAGCGGGCGAAGCGCCAGGAGTACGAGGCCATGCAGGCCCCGTCCGTCGGCGGTGTGATGCTGCCTCGCGGCAACGGCCAGACCGTTCGCCTGTCGAGCGGCGCCTCGCTGATGGACTTCGCGGAGAAGATCAAC from Kitasatospora cathayae includes:
- the ispG gene encoding flavodoxin-dependent (E)-4-hydroxy-3-methylbut-2-enyl-diphosphate synthase; the protein is MTAISLGIPSLPLKPLARRRHSRQIMVGNVPVGGDAPVSVQSMTTTVTSDINATLQQIAQLTASGCQIVRVAVPSQDDADALPIIARKSQIPVIADIHFQPKYVFAAIDAGCAAVRVNPGNIKAFDDKVGEIAKAAKDAGVPIRIGVNAGSLDKRLLEKYGKATPEALVESALWECSLFEEHDFRDIKISVKHNDPVVMIQAYRQLAAACDYPLHLGVTEAGPAFQGTIKSAVAFGALLAEGIGDTIRVSLSAPPAEEIKVGTQILESLGLRQRGLEIVSCPSCGRAQVDVYKLAEEVTAGLEGMEVPLRVAVMGCVVNGPGEAREADLGVASGNGKGQIFVKGQVIKTVPESKIVETLIEEALKLAEQMQEEGVEAGSPTVVAAE
- a CDS encoding GNAT family N-acetyltransferase yields the protein MLPSSFQSARALATTRVLEPPDLADALEILHRDPVANAFVATRVEAVGLDPWRLGGEMWGWYDGDGVLDALCYAGANLVLVNAGPQAVAAFAERARRQGRRCSSIVGPAGSTAAFWALLERSWGPAREVRGHQPLLATSSPSAEIAPDPLVRRVRRGEVEAVMPACVAMFTEEVGVSPLAGDGGLLYQARVAELVTTGRSFARFTEDGQVVFKAEIGAVTEGACQIQGVWVAPEYRGRGLSETGMAAVLEIALREVAPVVSLYVNDFNLRARAAYRRVGFREVGAFMSVLF
- a CDS encoding GNAT family N-acetyltransferase translates to MDQLTGVTIEAIDLAAWAPQALEVQAVAFGLTPEEVAVRLHIVGRHARQPGVIAFGAMSGGRLVGFGYGMPNQREHWWSTVIEPYLTAQGYADWLDDVFAVTELHVLPEFQGQGVGSRLIRLLCEGSGLDRSILSAIDAETPARRLYRALGYQDLARAVRFPATDRLYAVMGARLPLRRPGGIA
- a CDS encoding aminoglycoside phosphotransferase family protein, translated to MSGAAPHITVPTWLTNSVTAAHGDQGRRWLATLPASTAAHLSRWNLTLERTLDPGGSLSLIAYVHRDDLSPAVLKTGLVTPETAHEHSALTHWAGRGAVLLLDADPAEGVLLLERLHGEIPLRSLAEPKAMLEATSLLHRLWVEPPAGSVLPTLGDRVADTAARLAEHRSDPAAAAAQALVDEALSTAEDLTGSAAETFLLHGDFHHGNVLAADRAPWLAIDPRPLAGERAYDLARLVLDRADTLLGSPGAPAAVRRRLHQLAEALDVDRDRLRGWTLFRAVDLALRDLTTGRREDAELHLEFAGLL
- a CDS encoding ferritin-like domain-containing protein, whose translation is MQPPSRRTFLALGLITLTTACTSSTGADPNGAVMPGDKGPGPDPDAPVRLRAIAATDTLLSAYDALLATPATRTAQLQSLRAETAQHRAALAYGIPAASVPPTPGTPTTPPSATTPAALATLERQTAQSHLADLGAARPPLARLLASVAAADALHAAALGAPPDQPGPTGTPTPAATPGAALPALQKALSAEHAAVYGYGVVGAHLPEDQQRADARTCYAAHQAQRDAWQRLLTTLGATPTPAAGGYQLPFAVTDAPTATKLAAHLETRLTTVYADLVADLPAPQRQPAATALRDCTLRAHHWGAPTTAFPGIPDPLPTPTATPN
- the rimP gene encoding ribosome maturation factor RimP gives rise to the protein MSTTHTDRLRALLEPLAVQAGLDLEDVKVTKAGNRRQVQIDVDTDGGVDMDTIAEFSRVVGEALDASDVMGDEPYLLEVGSPGAERPLVLPRHWQRAEGRLAKIHLVDGGEIVARVLEADEDGALVEVQPVKGRGRPKERRLEYAEVTRARVQVEFNRKDDEQLLDEAADFDEGDDGAE
- the nusA gene encoding transcription termination factor NusA; this encodes MDIDMSALRTLVNEKNIPFDLLVESIESALLTAYHRTEGSRRRARVHLDRKSGHVTVWAMEDPAELEEGVEPKEFDDTPNGFGRIASSIGIQVMMQRLRDAADDQTFGEYAGKEGDIVTGVVQQGNDPKNVLVDIGKLEAILPPQEQVPGEDYRHGTRLKCYVVAVRRGVRGPSVTLSRTHPSLVKKLFALEVPEIADGSVEIAAIAREAGHRTKIAVWSRRAGLNAKGACIGPMGSRVRAVMGELHGEKIDIVDWSEDPREMVAAALSPARVTSVEIVDAAQRSARVIVPDYQLSLAIGKEGQNARLAARLTGWRIDIRPDTEGQGEPQ
- a CDS encoding YlxR family protein encodes the protein MGCRKRAAKHQLLRVTAVEGVCVPDPRGALPGRGAHLHPDLACLDLAVRRRAFSRAFRLQGTLDTERLRGFIEERVGGAPGADRLP